The Neoarius graeffei isolate fNeoGra1 chromosome 12, fNeoGra1.pri, whole genome shotgun sequence genome window below encodes:
- the nxf1b gene encoding nuclear RNA export factor 1 — translation MATVDDSRFYSEHDDRVGPKHRRKGRGPFRAPLYSDQISKQRHRGGQGGGGGGAGAGPRSRFEDEDGDVSMTEDSHDGGSQRRFNPYGRPQNRRNGRRGGKDARGDGGNHRGRGNRGGGGGGGSGNAADGGGGRKNWFKMTIPHGKKYEKQWLLSALQSICSMPFHAIQYHVEGNRAQFYIDDSTTAYALAKVSRKITDKDGYKVAVVMNACQPPSLPQQDLKLEHLEHLKQCMSKRFDGSQQALDLNNIRVDPDLVSLNIEVALSRKNSMQAVIKIIEENIPELVCLNLSNNRLYKLDDLSELVGKVPNLKILNLSHNEIRSERELDKLKGLRLVELSLQRNPFCDHFHDQAEYISAIRERFPRLLKLDGHDLPPPIGFDLEVAPAVLPPCKPSYFGSEELKGLITCFLQQYYAIYDSADRQPLLDAYHDGAMFSLIIPFSMQNPSRSSLGEYQKDNRNIKRVKDSTTRFRLLKHTRLNVVAFLNELPKTQHDIASFNVDVNIYTNTLLAFTVSGVFKEVDGNSRDSYRAFSRVFIAVSPGNGTMCIVNDEMFVRNATTEEIRRAFVAPAPTPSSSPVPTLSATQQEMLSAFSQQSGMNLEWSQKCLQDNDWNFERAGQIFTELKAQGKIPDVAFIK, via the exons AACATGATGATCGTGTCGGACCCAAGCATCGCAGGAAAGGCAGAGGACCTTTCAGAGCACCGCTGTACAGTGACCAGATCTCGAAGCAGAGACATCGTGGAGGccaaggaggaggaggtggtggtgCTGGGGCTGGCCCCAGATCCAGATTTGAGGATGAAGATGGTGATGTCTCGATGACTGAGGACTCTCATGACGGGGGATCGCAACGGAGATT CAATCCTTATGGGCGGCCCCAAAATCGACGTAATGGTCGAAGAGGAGGAAAAGATGCCAGGGGAGATGGTGGCAACCACAGGGGACGAGGGAATAGAGGCGGCGGAGGTGGAGGAGGCAGTGGAAATGCAGCCGACGGAGGCGGAGGCCGTAAGAATTGGTTCAAGATGACT ATTCCCCATGGGAAAAAATATGAAAAGCAATGGCTTCTCTCTGCACTACAGAGCATCTGCTCGATGCCGTTTCATGCCATCCAG TATCATGTAGAAGGAAACCGAGCACAGTTCTACATCGATGATTCAACTACAGCATATGCTTTGGCCAAAGTGTCCAGAAAAATCACAGACAAAGATGGATATAAG GTGGCAGTGGTGATGAATGCGTGCCAACCTCCGAGCTTACCCCAACAGGACCTAAAGCTAGAGCACCTGGAGCACTTGAAG CAATGCATGTCCAAGCGCTTTGACGGTTCGCAACAAGCCCTTGATTTGAACAATATCAGAGTTGACCCAG ATTTGGTTTCCTTGAACATTGAGGTGGCACTTAGCAGGAAAAACTCCATGCAGGCAGTCATTAAGATCATTGAGGAGAACATCCCTGAG CTGGTTTGTTTAAACCTAAGCAACAACCGATTGTACAAGCTCGATGACCTCTCTGAACTTGTCGGAAAAGTCCCAAATCTGAAGATTCTGAACCTCTCGCACAACGAG ATAAGGTCGGAGAGAGAGTTAGACAAGCTGAAGGGGCTGAGATTGGTGGAGTTGTCGCTGCAGAGGAACCCTTTCTGTGATCACTTTCATGACCAGGCTGAGTACATTAG TGCCATACGGGAGAGGTTCCCCAGACTGCTCAAACTG GATGGACATGATCTTCCTCCTCCCATTGGTTTTGACCTGGAAGTTGCCCCGGCTGTTCTTCCTCCATGCAAG CCCAGTTACTTTGGCTCAGAAGAACTGAAAGGCCTCATCACTTGCTTCCTGCAACA GTATTACGCTATATACGACTCGGCAGACAGACAGCCTCTGCTTGATGCTTATCATGATGGAGCAATGTTCTCGCTTATTATCCCGTTCTCCATGCAGAACCCTTCCAG AAGCAGTTTGGGAGAGTACCAGAAGGACAATCGTAACATCAAGAGAGTGAAAGATTCCA CTACAAGGTTTCGCTTGCTGAAGCACACACGGTTAAACGTGGTCGCCTTTCTGAACGAGCTACCCAAGACCCAGCATGACATTGCCTCGTTTAATGTCGATGTCAACATCTACACT AACACGTTACTGGCATTCACAGTCAGTGGAGTGTTTAAAGAAG TGGATGGCAACTCTCGTGACTCATATAGAGCTTTCTCTCGCGTGTTTATTGCTGTGTCCCCTGGAAATGGAAC CATGTGCATTGTGAACGATGAAATGTTTGTCCGAAACGCTACGACGGAGGAGATTCGGCGGGCGTTTGTTGCACCGGCCCCGACCCCTTCCAGCAGCCCTGTGCCCACGCTGTCTGCCACCCAACAGGAAATGCTCTCTGCGTTCTCCCAGCAGTCAGGCATGAATCTGGAGTGGTCTCAGAA GTGCCTGCAAGACAATGATTGGAATTTTGAACGGGCCGGTCAGATTTTCACAGAGTTGAAG GCCCAGGGGAAGATCCCAGATGTCGCTTTCATAaagtga